AAGAGGAGTGCTAAATTTATACCTTCAATCCTTTCTAAAGCTTCACCTCAAGTCGTAGCTTGTGAAAAAACTCATTTCTAACTAGTGCGATCGCTCACGGTATTTGCCACGGCGGCGCGATAAGATTCTAAAACAACAGTCGTACTATAAGGTTTAAATGGCAGAAACTCTTTTCTTTAACGCCCTCCGTGAAGCCATTGATGAAGAAATGGCACGTGATTCCAGTGTATTCGTTCTTGGTGAAGATGTAGGACACTATGGTGGTTCCTACAAAGTCACCAGAGACCTTTACAAAAAGTATGGTGAACTAAGAGTTCTCGACACCCCCATCGCCGAAAATAGCTTTACAGGCTTGGCAGTAGGAGCAGCGATGACTGGTTTAAGACCCATCATCGAGGGTATGAACATGGGTTTTTTGCTACTTGCCTTTAACCAAATCTCCAACAACGCTGGGATGTTGCGCTATACCTCCGGCGGTAATTTTAAAATTCCAATGGTAATTCGCGGCCCTGGTGGCGTAGGTAGACAACTAGGCGCAGAACATTCCCAACGCCTCGAAACTTACTTCCAAGCCGTTCCTGGATTAAAAATTGTTGCCTGTTCTACGCCTTACAACGCCAAAGGATTGCTAAAATCGGCAATTCGTGATGATAACCCTGTATTGTTCTTTGAACACGTTCTGCTTTACAACTTAAAAGAAGATCTGCCAGAAGAAGAATACTTACTACCTTTAGATAAAGCAGAAGTTGTGCGTCGCGGTAAAGATGTCACAATTCTTACTTACTCGCGGATGCGCCATCATGTGCTGCAAGCCGTCAAAACTTTAGAAAAACAAGGTTACGACCCCGAAGTCATTGATTTAATATCACTGAAGCCATTAGACTTTGATACCATTGGAGCCTCAATCCGCAAAACTCACCGCGTAATAGTAGTGGAAGAAGCTATGCGTACAGCCGGGATTGGTGCAGAAGTCATTGCTTCTATTAATGACCGCTTGTTTGATGAATTGGATGCGCCTGTGTTGCGTCTGTCATCTCAAGATATTCCCACACCTTACAACGGTAATCTGGAGCGACTGACAATTGTCCAGCCAGAACAAATTGTAGAAGCCGTGGAAAAAATGGTGGCTATGCGAGTCTAAGTTTGAGGAATAGGGAATTAGGGACTGGGACAGATTCCTCGTGTCCTATGCCCTATGCCCCATGAATAGTAATAATTCTTACTAATAACTAATAACTCATAACTATTTAAAAGAGCGCTATTATAGCCTTTGTCAGTTGCGAGTTATGGTATGCAGAGACAGCGATCGCTATTAGCTTTAATTGTAGTTTTGATTATCGCCGCTATTGCGGTGATGCTCACAATTCCCATACCTTTGGGACTAGATTTGCGGGGAGGTTCACAGCTAACAATTCAGGTGAAACCCACAGCAGAAATTAAGCAAATCACTGTAACAGAATTAGACGCCGTCAAAAAAGTAGTTGAGGGGCGGATTAATGGACTTGGTGTTTCCGAGCCTGTGATTCAAACTGTAGGTACAGACAAAATCCTAGTCCAGCTTCCTGGCGTTAACGATCCAGAACAAGCAGAACGGGTATTAGGTGGTACAGCACAGTTAGAATTTCGCCAACAAAAACCTAGTACAGAACCTCAACTTTTTGCTTTTCAAGCATCTCGTGCTGAACTAAAAGCCAAGCAAAAAGAATTGAGAACCAGTAATGACAGTGCTGCGATCGCGAAAAATCAAGAAGAGTTGCAGAAAAATAATCAAGCGATCGCAGAATTGTTTGAAAGTACTAACCCACCACTAACAGGTAAATATCTCCAAAATGCCTATGGTGAACCCACTCAAGGTAATAATTGGAATGTTGCCATTCGCTTCAATCAACAGGGTGGTGAATTATTTGCCGAACTGACGAAAAACCTTGCAGGTACTGGACGCAGCATAGGTATTTTTCTGGACAACGAACTAATTAGTGCTCCTAATGTACCGCCAGAATTTGCTGCCACAGGGATTACTGGTGGTGCGGCTATAATTACAGGTAGGTTTACTGCACAAGAAGCCAATGACTTAGGCGTTCAGCTACGTGGTGGCGCATTACCTGTACCAGTAGAAATCGCTGAAAGACGAACAGTTGGAGCTACCTTAGGTAAAGACAGCATTCAAAGCAGTATCTACGCTGGTCTTGGTGGCTTGTCTTTAGTATTAATATTTATGGTGGTGTACTATCGACTACCAGGACTAATAGCGGATGTGTCATTAGTCATTTACTCTTTGTTGACTTGGGCTTGCTTTGCTTTGCTTGGTGTGACTCTGACTTTGCCAGGTATTGCTGGTTTTATCCTCAGTATTGGGATGGCAGTTGATGCCAACGTATTAATTTTTGAGCGCACGCGAGAAGAATTAAGAGCAGGTAAATCTCTATATCGCTCTGTAGAATCTGGTTTTTACCGAGCATTTTCTAGTATTTTAGACAGCAACGTCACTACCTGGATTGCTTGTGCTGCCCTGTTTTGGTTGGGTTCTGGGTTAGTAAAAGGCTTTGCCTTGACTCTAGCTTTAGGGGTAGCAGTAAGTATGTTTACAGCAATTACCTGTAGTCGGACATTGCTATTTTTGGCGATTTCTATCTCCTCTTTGCGCAAAACAGAACTTTACTGTCCTAACGTACCAGTTGCGAATAAGGCAGAGGTGGCTCAATGAAACTGAGTATTAACAAATCGCGATCGCTCTGGTGGACTGTTTCGGCTGCCTTCATCCTCAGCGGTATCATCTCAATGGTGATTTCTTGGCAAAATCCTAATATCAAGGCTCCTCTACGTCCTAGCTTGGATTTCGTTGGTGGTACGCGGTTACAGTTTGAACGCGACTGTACCAAATCAGGTAACTGCGACAAACCAATTGATATCACTGTTGTCAGGGATGTAGCTAAAGAACAAGGTCTAGGTGATAGCAGTATTCAAATTGTTGGTGACAACGGTATCTTAGTTCGCACGAAAAATCTTGATGCCGATCAGCGTACCAAGTTGCGAAATACTTTAAGTGAAAAAATTGGTGAATTCGATCCGCAAAAGAATCAAATCGACTCCGTTGGCCCTACATTGGGTCAGGAGCTATTTCGCTCTGGTATACTCGCTTTGATTGTGTCCTTCTTAGGAATCACTATCTACATGGCATTCCGCTTTCAGTGGGACTATGCCATTTTTGCGATCGTTGCCTTATTCCACGATATTTTAATCACTGTAGGGTCTTTTTCAATTTTGGGTTTGGTAGCAGGTATTGAAGCAGATAGCTTATTTATCGTTGCCTTGCTGACCATTACAGGTTTCTCAGTGAATGATACTGTCGTAATTTACGATCGCATTCGCGAAACTCTTAAAACTCATCCTGGCGCACCAATTGCCGAAATTGTCGATGATGCAGTTAACCAAACTTTAACTCGGTCAATCAACACAACCTTAACTGTATTACTAACATTATTTGCGATCTTTCTGTTTGGTGGAGAAACGCTGAGAAATTTTGCCCTAGCTTTGATTATTGGCTTCACAATGGGGGCTTATTCTAGTATTTTCATTGCCAGTACTCTCTTAGCTTGGTGGCGAGAGCGTACAGGTCAATCTCTAGCCGTAGCAACAGCCCAAACAACTGATACCTCTGCTAGTTCCCCAGAAAGTTAAGCTGGTGTATATTTTCTAACTGGGTGAAAGCATTTTGTATTGCTCATACCAAATTGCAATAGGTTCCATGATTCCAAATTGGTGAATCACCTGAAACATAAATATTCCCAATCAAAAATCTCAAATCCTCAATTCCAAATTGGTATCACCCATATTTTGCCGTTTTACGTCCTATGGATCGATCGGAACAACCATCACTCAGTGGCGATAATATTCACAACTCTGACCCAGCTTTTGCTCAACAGGTGCAAAGGTTACATCAACTAACAGTCTACGGTCGGTGGTTATTTGTCGGCTGTTTATGGCTGACCATTGCGCCTCTTTGCTTGTGGAACCTCCAAGCAGAAATTGCTTTATGGCAACAATACTTTACCTGGGTGGCGGTGCGATATGGACTTGTATACCATCCACTGTCTACCTTTGGTTTAGCTTTTTGTATTGGGATGACAACTGCTGTTTTAATTTGGCAAAGTCGAAATATCCTTCTAGGGCTACCACCGCAGGAAAAGCAACGCTTAGAAAAGCAAGTTTTTCGCATACGCCAGCAAGGCCCTTCTCATCCTTTGTGGAAATGGGTTTGTCAGCCTCTGCGGAAAATTAAAAATTAAAAAATCCCTTAAACAAAGATTAATCCGACCAAAAAAAGCGATCGCGATCTTAAAAGAAGAGAAAAGTCGTCAGCAAGCACTGAAATTTCTGCGATCGCTACAAATGATGTCGCAAAAAATTGAAGATTCATTAGCAAAATCTGTAAAAATAAGGGTTAAAAGTGGTAAAGATACTACTAAAATCGAGCGTTGTAAATGAACTATCCTCAAATTCAATTTAGCGATCGCAAGTCTGAAATCGATCTCGATCAACTGCAACAGCTGTTTAATCTTTCTGCTTTTTGGGCACAAGGACGTAGTATTGAGGATTTGAGTATAGCTATTACTAACAGCGATCCGGTAATTTCCCTTTGGGATGGAGACAAACTAGTTGGCTTTGCTAGAGCAACTTCCGACGGTATATATCGCGCCACAATTTGGGATGTTGTGATTCATCCAGAGTATCGTGGTAGGGGATTGGGAAGCAAATTAGTTGAAACAGTATTAAGTCATCCTCGCATGAGGTGGGTTGAGCGTGTTTATCTCATGACTACTCATCAGCAGGAGTTTTATAAAAAAATTGGTTTTCAATCCAATACGAGTACCACTATGGTGCTACACAACCAACCTAACCTTGATTCCCTACCGTCTGGAGAAATTCAGCTTCAGGAATCACTAGGGGGATAGAGACTTGTACCCTGGTAAATTGTTCATTTTCTCCCTGAGTAGCGGAAGGTACAATTTCCAGCTTTCCTCCCATCACTTCCAAGAGAGTTTGACTGAGTAAAAGCTTCATTCCTGGTGAAAGATTGGGATTCTCTTTCTCAGCGACCACAGGTTTGTCTTCCGCCTGCATAAAATCTATGGATTTGATGAAATCGATAGACTCACTCCAAGGTAGAGCATGAACTGGTATATCTAGCCAAATATATGCAGAATTTTTTGTAGGTGAAGCGTTTGTAGAAATTGAAATTGTCCCTTCTTCCATCTGCACAATTGCAGTGTCTACTAAATTTAGTAATACTTGACGTAGCCAGCGAGGATCTGCCAAAACATAAATTTCTGACTCTGGAAGCGACAGGTGTAGAGAAAAATTGCGATTCGCCGCCAGCATATAAGTTAACTTATAAACTTCCTGCAAAACTTCAGTTAGAGATAGGGGTTGAATATCTAATTTATTGGTGCCATGCTCTACTCTGGCAACATTGAGAATTTCATCAATTAATTTCAGCAGTTTTAACGCTCTTTCGTGAGCTTGGGCAATAAATTCTCGCTCTTCTTCTGGATTTTCGCATAAATCCGACAAAATTAATTGATGTAAACCAATTAAACCATTGAGGGGCGATCGCAATTCATGAGTAGTGCGCGCCAAAAAACCCGCTTTAAACTGGCTAATTTCTTTAGCCATTTGATATGCTAGTTGGGTTTCCTGCAACCTTTGCAGCGCTTGTGATGAAGGTTTTGGTTCTGTTGTTTTTACTAGAGATGAGCTAGGTACAGCCTTGGTAGAGCGTGCAAATAACCAACGGAAACTCATCCCCAGTGCTAGCCCTATTCCTAAATACACCCAATTATTCCAATTCATCATATTTGCCAATCGATCAGCTCTATTCTTTGACCACAAAAATTCAAAATTAAGTTCCTGATGTTCAGATTACCTAATTCATCTCTAGTTTCTAGGTGGATTAGCAAATTTTTCTGTTTTTACATCGGGGAACTGAGCGTCATCTAAGATACTATACATTTCCTCAAGTAGCTTCTTATCTAAATAAAAATAGCCTTAACCCATATAGAGTTAAGACTATTTTTAAGCAAACTGTATTTTTATCAATACTTGTAAATTTCTAGCTAAAAATTTAACTTAATAGCCCCTTGCCGCAAAATTTGCCAATTCATTCCCGTCCATTTAGCTACTGTAGAAGGTACGCCTCCTGCACTTACTTCTAGCTGAGATTCTGCTACGCTCAAAGTCAAAATCCCAGGGAATTGATTCTCAATTTCTGCCATTGTCTGCAAAGCTGGTTGACCAGAAATATTAGCGCTAGTTGTTGCCAAAGGGCCTGTTTGGGACAAAATATTTTGGGCGATCGCACTTGCAGGAACTCTGATACCAATTGTTGTTGGATCGTTAGGGTTCATTACTTTTGGTACTAAGCCTGATGCTGGCAAAACCAATGTTAGCCCTCCAGGCCAGTATTTATCTGTAATTTCCTGCCAAATTTTGTACTCGCGATCGCTACCTTGAACATAAGGCCACAAATCCGATCCGCTAGCAGCCATCAAAATCAAAGGTTTATCTTCACTGCGTTGTTTAGCCTCAAATATTAAGTCTGCTTTTTCTGGTAAAGCTGCGAGTGCAGGAACCGTATCTGTAGGAAAGCTTACTAATTTCCCAGCACGTGCGCCAGCTACTAGAGCCTCCAAGGAAACTTTTGTCATGTTCAACGAGTGCAGAGTTAACAATTAATACATCTAGCGGTTTGCAGCACTTCAATAAAAACTGCGATCGCTCAACACTCAGCATTAACATAAGCTAGGGCAAAGCGTTCAATTCCAGCTAGATCGGAGTGAATTTCGATATTACTATAGCTATCATGATTTTGTAGAATTTCTCTGACTCTATCTGCCTGCCCTGCCATCATCTCAATCAACCATACACCACCAGGTCGTAAATAGCTGGGAGAAATTTCAATTAAATGACGGATGCAATCCAAACCATCAGCACCACCATCTAAAGCTAAATGTGGTTCGTGGAGAATTACTTCTGGTTGTAATGTTGGTAAGGTGCTGGTGGGAATATAAGGCGGATTGGAAACTATACCACTGAACTGACCTTTGAGGAATGAGAGTGGTTCCCACCAGGAACCTTGATAAAATCGAATCCGGTCAGCAAAGCCCAAATTTTGGGCATTTGCCGCTGCGATCGCCAAAGCTTCTGAACTGTAATCTACGGCGTGAATGGTGGACTCTGGAAAGGCATTTGCTAGTCCCAGAGCGATCGCGCCACTACCAGTACCCAAGTCCGCCCAATTTCCTTGCTGTAAAGGTGGGATAGCTTCACTATGATTGGCGGCTGTTACAGCTAAATCAATCAAACATTCTGTTTCGGGTCGAGGAATCAGAACGGCGCTCGAAACAGCAATTTTAAAATTTCGCCAAGGTGAAGCTCCAGCGATGTACTGCACTGGTAAGCGATCGTGTAACCGCCTTTGCCACAACTGCTCTAAATCTTCTAAAGCCAACTTCAATTGAATTTGCGGCCAATTTTTGTAAGATTCTAAACGCAGTGCCAAGCGATCTAAACCTGCTATTTCTTGTAGCAGCCAATCAACTTCCGCTACTGGAACATCTGTGGCGATCGCAGCTTGAATTGCCTGATGACGCCACTGCCAAAGTTGTAAACCAGAGACTACTTTTGGCTGTGTATTCGTCATACCTTAACATTACCTAGGCTTTTTGGGTTGTGAATTCTGAGCAGGAGCCTTAGGCGCATTATTATTCCTAGGCAGTGTCTTAATATATTCTCTAGATTCTGGGGATGGCACTAAGACAACTTGATTTAGCCATGCATCATTTTTATCTTGCAACGTTTTAATCACGCCGTCTACATCTATTACTTGAATATCAGCCTTGGGATATTTAGGCTTCACTTGGTTTAACAAACCTTGTGCATCTTGCTTGCTTAAAAACAAAGGAATTAGCTGCTGATTGCCAGCAGTCAGTTTAATTGGTACATATCCTTGATCTGGCGCAAACCGGACTGCAAACACAGGTACACTCTTAAACTGCTCTACCTTTTGACCACTTTGGCGTAGTATATCCATTGCGCCTTGGATTTCTTGGTCTACAGGTTTAAATGCAAATAAAAGACGGTTGGGCTGATTTTTGCTTTGTTGCAATTGCTGATAAATTACCCCCAAAGGTACTGCTGTCACCTGGAGACTTTTGACAATTTCTTGTACTTTTGGGTCTTTTCCTTGCGTACTCCGCAGATCGTTAATAAATTTCTGGGCTTCTTGGCGGCTCAGATAAACTCCTGTGACTGAACCACCAGCTTTTTGACCGTTTTGATTCTCAGGCAGGGGACGGCTCAGTGGTAAACCTTTTTCGTTAGTTACCAAATATACGGGTACAGAGTCTAATTTCTCTTTGATTTGCTGTTCTGACAATGCCAGCACTGAAAGATTTCCGGCAAAAACTGTTCCCAGAATTGTACTTCCAACTAAACCCAATGTTGCGCCCCAGCGAACCAATGATTTCATGACTACTCCTCGTGTCAACAATTCTATTAACTCAGACAAATAGTTGGTTTTACACAGCACCAACTTGTTTTAGTTATATAGCAATCCCTTAGAAATGTGAAAAATTCGTTGTGCCTATTGAAAGTTAATAGACAGCCCTCAAGAAGTGTTATTTCCTGCCAATTAGGATTGCTATATTATCGTCCTCAACCATTAAAAGTGTTTAAATGGTCTGTTTCTCAATGTCGATCTAGCTATTTTTGCCTTGCACTGCAAAATGCCGTAGATGCTTGTTATATGGCGCTATCTGGTAGCGACAAATTACTCAAATTATTTCAGCGCTAAATGTCATTTGATTGTCTTTACCTAGCTATAAATGACGCCATTATATAGTGAATCGTTCCAGTTGCCTTGAATTTAAACTCTGCTCAAATTGAGATAAATGTATATAAAATTCAATTTGTAAATTACTCTCTGCTAAAGAGCAAATTTGTCTATGATAGCTTGCACAATACATTAAGAGCAGCATAGCCAAATTAAATTACTTAGATTACTCCGAAAAAATATCTAATTTAGAAGCACAGCTATTTACCAAAGAAAAATTCTTATCAATTATTTATTTTTTTTATTGGTTATTTAAAAAACCGTAAATCTATTGATAGATCTACGGTTTTTGCTTTGAAATGCTAAATCGGGATGACAGGATTTGAACCTGCGGCATCCTGCTCCCAAAGCAGGCGCGCTACCAAGCTGCGCTACATCCCGGTTAATTTATCTATTGCCAGTAGTAGAATCTGACTCTTACACAAAGGCTTTAGAATTGATAGCTCCCACAAAAATTAGTGGTACTTGGGTTAACTTAACAAAGCGCTTGCTCGATTATATCAGAGTCAGCAGATATTTACTCAATTTTTTTACCTGCTAACACAAGAGTAATCAAGTTTCGACTTTTATCAAGCCTTCAAGTGCCAACTGAGCTTTACAATCAAGCTAGTTGCTGGCATCTCGATTTAACCTCGGAAACTAATCTTGAGTAGACTTTCGTTATTATAACTATATTTTGGGTGGCAATTTATTTTATTTCTATAGAGGATTTAGTGAGGATACCAGAACATACCTTTTATGCCTTCAGGATCGGCCATAAAACCCATAGTCCGGTAGAAATCAACAACATGAGGGTCAGCAAAGAGAGTGACATTGCTAATCTCTTCACTCCTAAGTTTTTTCAGCACGTATTTCATGAGTGCTTTGCCCAGCCCTTTACCTTGAAAGTCCGGGTGAACGACTACATCCCAGATCGTGGCATTAAAAGCGTGATCGGAAGTAGCACGAGCAAAACCGATAAGCCGCCTTTGGTTTCCTCGCACTTGCCACATTGAGGCTACGAGAAAACTGTGCTCAATAGCTTTTTTTACTTTTCTTAGAGGACGACGCGACCAACCAACAGCATCACAGAGTTCTTCGAGTTCGTACAAGTCTATATCTCGCTCTGTGCTGAAGACGATGCGATCGCTATTTGGGCTGTTGCCCGTAAATTCTGCGCTCATCTCTTCTAAGGGAGCTGTTCTAGTTGTCGCTGTAGATTCAGAAGTACTAAACCAAGTTTTCCAAAAACCCATGCCAACGTGGTTCGGGTAGTATAACTGAATTGGCTTCCACCATCAAAAGTGGCGATCACTTCTAACAACGCTATTTCCATCTAATGCCCCTTACACTCAAGAGATTTTTGGTGTTTCTAGGGTTTTCAATGGCGATCGGTTGCTAGGCGTGTTTTACACCAATCATTTTCAACTTTAGCATTTTGTTGTAAAGCTAGGAGAAATTCAACACAAGGGAAAGATAAAAGAGTGAATTTTTAGATAAAGACAAGCATAAGGAAAGAGTGACTAAAGGATTTTTTGGCAAATTAATCTAGAATTAGACTCTCCCATAAGGTAAATCAGCACAAAGTCAAGCATTTGGGCAGTTAAAAGCCGAGGCACCTTTAAAAGTGCTGACTACGAATCCGAATATCTAAGAGGGGTAATACCCTCTGCTAATTGACCAACAGTATGCTGGAGATTATTGGGAAATAATTTGTCGCCAGCCTCTATCTTTAGATAGGAAAAACAAAAAAGTGTGTGGAAATATTTTAGTGCGCGACACACAAAGACTGATGCTTCCCAGCAAGCAACTTTCTTTGTAGAGTTTCCCAATCTTCTCTGTTCCCAGTCCCTAGTCCCTAGTCCCCAGTCCCCTGGTGGCAAATCTCGCGAGTCTTACCCCCAAGATGGCTTCTGGTTTAAAATCTTCGACTCTGGAACTCCTAAAGCGCTTTAACCGAGCGTTTCCCCAGTTTTATGAACAGTTTGTTAGCAGTGAAATTCAACTGCAAAATTTACGACTAGCCTACCGTCTTTATAAAACTAGACGTGCTGTTATCGAGCTGAAACCGGAAGGTAGCAAAAGCGCCCTGCATTTTGCTTACCGTAACCAGTCTTTTCTCCTCAGCGATATTTTTGGTGTGCTGGCTGCTTACGGGCTGACTATTCACGGTTTAAGTCTGTACGGTCAAATCCGACCACCGATGTTAGTTTTTATCAAACTGCTAGTATCTCGTGGTAGTAAAGCCTTGACCGAGAAAACCGCAGATAATGTCTGTAGGGCAATTCGTGAGGCTCTAGGCGGGCGGTTTGAGGTAGAAGAAATGCTGGCTGTAGAATTTAACCTCGATACTGGCTTAGAGCAAGTACAGACAGAGTTTTATGTCGATCCAGTCTTTCATCTTCCGGCTTTAGTTATTGAAGCTGATAATCAACCCGGATTATTCTACAAAGTAATGTACGCTATCTGGCAGGAAGACCTACTAGTAGTTAATGCCAACTTACTAGTTTGGCGAGGACGTACACGGCTGATTCTGTATTTACTCGGGCCGAATGAAAGTCTGATTCCTGAATATTTGGGTCACAAAATTGCTGAAGGTGTGCGACAGAGGTTACTAGGTAAATGACGTGAACTAT
The genomic region above belongs to Calothrix sp. NIES-2098 and contains:
- a CDS encoding protein-export membrane protein SecD, with translation MQRQRSLLALIVVLIIAAIAVMLTIPIPLGLDLRGGSQLTIQVKPTAEIKQITVTELDAVKKVVEGRINGLGVSEPVIQTVGTDKILVQLPGVNDPEQAERVLGGTAQLEFRQQKPSTEPQLFAFQASRAELKAKQKELRTSNDSAAIAKNQEELQKNNQAIAELFESTNPPLTGKYLQNAYGEPTQGNNWNVAIRFNQQGGELFAELTKNLAGTGRSIGIFLDNELISAPNVPPEFAATGITGGAAIITGRFTAQEANDLGVQLRGGALPVPVEIAERRTVGATLGKDSIQSSIYAGLGGLSLVLIFMVVYYRLPGLIADVSLVIYSLLTWACFALLGVTLTLPGIAGFILSIGMAVDANVLIFERTREELRAGKSLYRSVESGFYRAFSSILDSNVTTWIACAALFWLGSGLVKGFALTLALGVAVSMFTAITCSRTLLFLAISISSLRKTELYCPNVPVANKAEVAQ
- a CDS encoding transketolase central region, translated to MAETLFFNALREAIDEEMARDSSVFVLGEDVGHYGGSYKVTRDLYKKYGELRVLDTPIAENSFTGLAVGAAMTGLRPIIEGMNMGFLLLAFNQISNNAGMLRYTSGGNFKIPMVIRGPGGVGRQLGAEHSQRLETYFQAVPGLKIVACSTPYNAKGLLKSAIRDDNPVLFFEHVLLYNLKEDLPEEEYLLPLDKAEVVRRGKDVTILTYSRMRHHVLQAVKTLEKQGYDPEVIDLISLKPLDFDTIGASIRKTHRVIVVEEAMRTAGIGAEVIASINDRLFDELDAPVLRLSSQDIPTPYNGNLERLTIVQPEQIVEAVEKMVAMRV
- a CDS encoding HemK family modification methylase, which translates into the protein MTNTQPKVVSGLQLWQWRHQAIQAAIATDVPVAEVDWLLQEIAGLDRLALRLESYKNWPQIQLKLALEDLEQLWQRRLHDRLPVQYIAGASPWRNFKIAVSSAVLIPRPETECLIDLAVTAANHSEAIPPLQQGNWADLGTGSGAIALGLANAFPESTIHAVDYSSEALAIAAANAQNLGFADRIRFYQGSWWEPLSFLKGQFSGIVSNPPYIPTSTLPTLQPEVILHEPHLALDGGADGLDCIRHLIEISPSYLRPGGVWLIEMMAGQADRVREILQNHDSYSNIEIHSDLAGIERFALAYVNAEC
- a CDS encoding protein-export membrane protein SecF, producing MKLSINKSRSLWWTVSAAFILSGIISMVISWQNPNIKAPLRPSLDFVGGTRLQFERDCTKSGNCDKPIDITVVRDVAKEQGLGDSSIQIVGDNGILVRTKNLDADQRTKLRNTLSEKIGEFDPQKNQIDSVGPTLGQELFRSGILALIVSFLGITIYMAFRFQWDYAIFAIVALFHDILITVGSFSILGLVAGIEADSLFIVALLTITGFSVNDTVVIYDRIRETLKTHPGAPIAEIVDDAVNQTLTRSINTTLTVLLTLFAIFLFGGETLRNFALALIIGFTMGAYSSIFIASTLLAWWRERTGQSLAVATAQTTDTSASSPES
- a CDS encoding histidine kinase, with the protein product MMNWNNWVYLGIGLALGMSFRWLFARSTKAVPSSSLVKTTEPKPSSQALQRLQETQLAYQMAKEISQFKAGFLARTTHELRSPLNGLIGLHQLILSDLCENPEEEREFIAQAHERALKLLKLIDEILNVARVEHGTNKLDIQPLSLTEVLQEVYKLTYMLAANRNFSLHLSLPESEIYVLADPRWLRQVLLNLVDTAIVQMEEGTISISTNASPTKNSAYIWLDIPVHALPWSESIDFIKSIDFMQAEDKPVVAEKENPNLSPGMKLLLSQTLLEVMGGKLEIVPSATQGENEQFTRVQVSIPLVIPEAEFLQTVGNQG
- a CDS encoding GCN5-related N-acetyltransferase — translated: MGFWKTWFSTSESTATTRTAPLEEMSAEFTGNSPNSDRIVFSTERDIDLYELEELCDAVGWSRRPLRKVKKAIEHSFLVASMWQVRGNQRRLIGFARATSDHAFNATIWDVVVHPDFQGKGLGKALMKYVLKKLRSEEISNVTLFADPHVVDFYRTMGFMADPEGIKGMFWYPH
- a CDS encoding SUA5/yciO/yrdC domain-containing protein; amino-acid sequence: MTKVSLEALVAGARAGKLVSFPTDTVPALAALPEKADLIFEAKQRSEDKPLILMAASGSDLWPYVQGSDREYKIWQEITDKYWPGGLTLVLPASGLVPKVMNPNDPTTIGIRVPASAIAQNILSQTGPLATTSANISGQPALQTMAEIENQFPGILTLSVAESQLEVSAGGVPSTVAKWTGMNWQILRQGAIKLNF